The following proteins are co-located in the bacterium genome:
- a CDS encoding ribbon-helix-helix domain-containing protein yields the protein MRTTLTLQADVAAAVERLRRSDGIGVSEAVNRLAREGLTKAQASSSYEHDSYDMGQKLDVTDIGDVIGLLDETDPPC from the coding sequence GTGCGCACGACACTGACACTGCAAGCAGACGTGGCCGCTGCCGTGGAGCGACTGCGGCGATCCGATGGCATCGGCGTGAGCGAGGCCGTCAACCGCCTCGCCCGCGAGGGCCTGACGAAGGCGCAGGCTTCTTCGTCGTACGAACATGACTCCTACGACATGGGCCAGAAGCTCGATGTCACCGATATCGGCGACGTGATCGGCCTGCTGGATGAGACCGATCCGCCGTGCTGA
- a CDS encoding PIN domain-containing protein, protein MLIDANLLLYATDGSSPHHERAARWLVAVLNGRRRVALPWQTIGAFLRIGTNPRIYSNPLTTAQAWGCVRRWLDAEPTWIPPPTARTAAILGDLVTEHHVTANLVPDAMLAALAIEHGLTVMSADTDFARFAETRWENPLTA, encoded by the coding sequence GTGCTGATCGATGCCAACCTGCTGCTGTACGCCACCGACGGTTCCTCGCCGCACCACGAGCGGGCGGCGCGATGGCTGGTCGCGGTGCTGAACGGCCGCCGCAGGGTGGCGCTCCCGTGGCAGACCATCGGAGCGTTCCTGCGTATCGGCACCAACCCGCGCATCTACTCCAATCCCCTGACCACCGCGCAGGCGTGGGGCTGCGTGCGGCGCTGGCTCGACGCCGAACCCACCTGGATCCCGCCGCCGACGGCACGCACCGCCGCCATTCTGGGCGACCTTGTTACCGAACACCACGTGACGGCCAACCTGGTGCCGGACGCCATGCTGGCCGCACTGGCCATCGAGCACGGCCTCACGGTCATGAGCGCCGACACCGACTTCGCCCGCTTCGCCGAGACCCGCTGGGAGAACCCACTCACTGCGTGA
- a CDS encoding MG2 domain-containing protein, protein MRRAEGLVLGDEEIRAVIDRLPSWEGDDSGAVDFNRPAASLPPPRTGRTVDQPFPAGPDIAAPAVDPGPLEVLRVQPEGEVGIAPFVSITFNQPMVPLTTLGQIEVLDVPVRMTPSLPGRWQWIGTRTLRFEHDQEILDRLPMATSYTVEVPAGTRSQSGGELATAFRATFETPTPSLVRLEPQHESLGLQPVFVAVFDQRVEPAEVLGAVTLVAGGEEREIRLATAAEIEADESVRYYVEQALEGTWVAFGPVSPLEPDSAIRITVGPNVPSAEGPNLSGDSSTTEARTYAPLRILDSSCARWPCWPGEPLDAWFNNPLDPATLVADEFSVTPEIPGATISVFGHELSVSGPTVRGTVYKVVIPATLGDVFGQTLGEPETVEFEIQEASPLIWSPGGHFVTLDPFAEKQTTPVIVRQWERLRVRLYAVDPSDYRSYERFEDFGREFLDANDLTLVDAPWPLTAEETVDTGIDGSALTEVRLDLSSALEGEHGHVVVTVEGVGRPRGKSDGDPSRSRAVAWVQDTDIGVDLVTDGRTLAVWTTDLRSGDPLPGVEIQLDSRDIGLVSHANGIALVSSDSVDVRTAVASLGDDRALVPVRIQESPPADQVIWYTTDDRGMYRPGETLHLKGWVRNLDWSGDGDLEFLPSGTLIAYTAVGPRGNDLGSGEIRTDGHGGFDLTVELSEGANLGWSSIELRLPGTTDRCYYYTSRCHTHSFQVQEFRRSEFEVEARTESADPHFIDEPAAVAVDARYFSGGALPNAEVIWTVTARQASYSPPNWNDFTFGVWRPWWHLDRDWTAPEVEYFSGTTDSTGSHYLRMDFEGDGDGLPTAVNAQAQVLDVNRQRWASATDLLVHSSTRYVGVRSDRTFVRIGDGIDIEAVVTDVDGNPIADRAVSVTAARIVHKYVAGEWVEEALDAESCETTSRLEPVSCEFEAAAGGRYRISAHVVDDAGRTSRTEVTRWVTGGLAGVPSRNVELEAVELIPDAETHAAGDVAEILVASPFASATGLMTVTHNRIVELRTFEVTDHAAVLEVPISDKHVPELRLRVDLVATTDRTADDGSVLAGAPPRPAHASGEIVLRVPPVQRTLDVTATPASAVVRPGASTSIAVEVNDAGGDPVEGANVLLIAVDEAVLAVAGYELLDPIEVFYRPRSVRLLGARIIRGTILLESPEGLEDRIEAAAAEDEATVAQAEAAAAPAPAPRAVADGASGPLVEVRRNLDALALFDPDAVTDAEGRVTVEFELPDNLTRYRVMAVAVEGAKRFGSAESAITARLPLQVRPSAPRFLNYGDRFELPVVVHNQTDAAVEVDVVVQTSNLELVGSAGRRITVPANDRVEVRFPARTNAPGVARLRAAAVSAAHADAQEVSLPVYTPATSEAFATYGVVDRGAVIQPIAAPEDVIPQFGGLEVNTSSTALSALTDAVLYLADYRYASSDAYAGRIMAVSALRDVLGAFEAEGLPGPEELDATVRRDITELSSLQNYDGGFGWLWRDHDSRPYSSIQAMHALVVAKNNGFDVQARVMEDGRRYLQDIESRIPAFYSRRSGDMLLAYALHVRSLDRQRVADDARALWGRRGEALPLDALAWIWPVVDDGGIEAEIGRIVNNRAVEGAGAATFATDYGEDAYLLLHSDRRTDGIVLDALITMAPVSDLIPKVVAGLLGHRVRGRWNNIQENTFILLALERYFDTFEATDPEFVARVWLGDLYAAEHTFAGRSTDRGATLIPMAELLDAGDTDLVVQKVGEGRLYYRLGLRYAPDDLDLEPLDRGFVVQRSYEAVGDPGDVRLDDDGVWHVRAGTEVRVNVTMVNDSRRTNMALIDPLAAGFEPLNPALAVTGDVDVRDDSGWWWWTWYRHQNLRDDRAEAFASYLWAGTHEYSYVVRATTPGSFVVPPARAEEIYAPEVFGRSATDRVIVQDSR, encoded by the coding sequence TTCCTGTGAGGATGACGCCGTCGCTGCCGGGCCGCTGGCAGTGGATCGGCACCCGCACGCTCCGCTTCGAGCACGACCAGGAGATCCTCGATCGCCTGCCCATGGCGACCAGCTACACCGTCGAGGTTCCGGCGGGGACCAGGTCGCAGTCGGGCGGTGAGCTGGCCACGGCGTTCCGGGCCACCTTCGAGACGCCGACTCCGAGCCTGGTGCGGCTCGAGCCGCAGCACGAGTCCCTGGGCCTTCAACCGGTGTTCGTGGCCGTGTTCGACCAGCGAGTCGAACCCGCCGAGGTGCTCGGAGCCGTCACTCTGGTCGCCGGCGGCGAGGAGCGCGAGATCCGCCTGGCCACCGCCGCCGAGATCGAGGCCGACGAATCCGTCAGGTACTACGTCGAGCAGGCGCTCGAGGGCACGTGGGTGGCGTTCGGGCCGGTCTCGCCGCTCGAGCCCGACTCGGCGATCCGGATCACCGTCGGCCCGAACGTGCCGTCGGCCGAGGGTCCGAACCTCAGCGGGGACTCGTCGACCACCGAGGCCCGAACCTACGCGCCGTTGCGGATACTGGACAGCAGCTGTGCGAGATGGCCGTGTTGGCCGGGCGAACCCCTAGATGCATGGTTCAACAATCCGCTCGACCCGGCAACTCTGGTTGCCGACGAGTTCTCCGTAACGCCTGAAATCCCGGGTGCCACGATCTCGGTCTTCGGGCACGAGTTGTCCGTCAGCGGTCCGACGGTGCGCGGCACCGTCTACAAGGTGGTGATCCCCGCGACGCTGGGCGACGTATTCGGTCAGACGTTGGGGGAGCCCGAGACGGTCGAGTTCGAGATCCAAGAGGCGAGCCCGCTGATCTGGTCGCCGGGAGGGCACTTCGTCACGCTCGACCCGTTCGCGGAGAAGCAGACCACCCCGGTCATCGTGCGCCAATGGGAGCGGCTCCGCGTGCGTCTCTATGCCGTGGATCCGAGCGACTACCGGTCGTACGAGCGGTTCGAGGACTTCGGGCGGGAGTTCCTCGACGCGAACGACCTCACGCTGGTCGACGCTCCGTGGCCGCTGACGGCGGAAGAGACCGTTGACACCGGGATCGACGGCAGCGCTCTCACCGAGGTTCGGCTGGATCTCTCCAGTGCCCTCGAGGGTGAGCACGGTCACGTGGTCGTGACCGTCGAAGGGGTCGGCAGGCCCCGAGGGAAATCGGACGGCGATCCGAGCAGATCTCGGGCGGTCGCCTGGGTTCAGGACACGGACATCGGCGTCGACCTCGTCACCGACGGCCGCACGCTGGCGGTGTGGACAACCGATCTGCGCTCCGGCGACCCGCTGCCCGGAGTGGAGATCCAACTCGATTCCCGGGACATCGGGCTCGTCAGCCACGCCAACGGCATCGCTCTGGTGTCCTCCGACTCGGTGGACGTCCGGACGGCGGTCGCATCCCTGGGCGATGACCGGGCGCTCGTACCCGTGCGCATCCAGGAGAGCCCGCCCGCAGATCAAGTCATCTGGTACACCACCGACGATCGCGGCATGTACCGCCCCGGTGAGACTCTGCACCTGAAGGGCTGGGTGCGGAATCTCGATTGGAGCGGCGATGGCGATCTGGAGTTCCTCCCCAGCGGGACTCTGATCGCCTACACGGCCGTCGGCCCGCGCGGCAACGATCTCGGCAGCGGTGAGATCCGTACCGATGGCCATGGCGGATTCGATCTCACCGTCGAGTTGAGTGAGGGCGCGAACCTGGGTTGGAGCTCGATCGAGTTACGGCTCCCGGGCACCACCGATCGCTGCTACTACTACACCAGTCGCTGCCACACCCACTCGTTCCAGGTGCAGGAGTTCCGCCGCTCCGAGTTCGAGGTGGAGGCACGAACCGAGTCGGCGGACCCGCACTTCATCGACGAGCCGGCGGCGGTGGCGGTCGATGCCCGGTACTTCTCCGGTGGCGCCCTCCCCAACGCAGAGGTCATATGGACCGTCACCGCCCGGCAGGCGTCGTACTCCCCGCCCAACTGGAACGACTTCACGTTCGGCGTATGGCGGCCATGGTGGCATCTCGACCGAGACTGGACCGCGCCGGAGGTGGAGTACTTCTCCGGGACCACCGACTCCACGGGGAGCCACTACCTGCGCATGGATTTCGAAGGCGATGGCGACGGTCTCCCCACGGCGGTGAACGCCCAGGCGCAGGTGCTCGATGTGAACCGCCAGCGGTGGGCGTCGGCGACGGACCTGTTGGTGCATTCCTCGACCCGCTATGTGGGTGTTCGCTCCGACCGCACCTTCGTGAGGATCGGAGATGGGATCGACATCGAGGCCGTCGTCACCGACGTGGACGGCAATCCGATAGCCGACCGAGCCGTCTCGGTGACAGCGGCGCGCATCGTCCACAAGTACGTCGCCGGCGAGTGGGTGGAGGAGGCTCTGGACGCCGAATCCTGCGAGACCACCTCCCGGCTGGAGCCGGTGAGCTGCGAGTTCGAGGCGGCGGCGGGCGGCCGCTACCGCATCTCCGCGCATGTCGTCGATGACGCGGGGCGAACGAGCCGCACCGAGGTGACCCGCTGGGTGACCGGCGGGTTGGCCGGCGTGCCGAGCCGCAACGTCGAACTCGAGGCCGTGGAACTGATTCCCGACGCCGAGACCCACGCAGCCGGTGACGTGGCGGAGATCCTCGTCGCCTCACCGTTCGCCTCGGCTACCGGGCTGATGACCGTGACGCACAACCGGATCGTCGAGCTGCGCACGTTCGAGGTGACCGACCACGCCGCGGTTCTGGAAGTGCCGATCAGCGACAAGCACGTCCCCGAACTCCGGCTGCGGGTCGATCTCGTCGCCACGACGGACAGGACCGCCGACGACGGCTCGGTCCTTGCCGGCGCACCTCCCCGACCTGCCCACGCGTCCGGGGAGATCGTGCTGCGGGTCCCACCCGTGCAGCGGACCCTCGACGTCACCGCCACGCCCGCATCGGCGGTGGTTCGGCCCGGCGCCTCCACGAGCATCGCGGTGGAGGTCAACGATGCCGGCGGGGATCCGGTCGAGGGTGCCAACGTCCTTCTGATTGCCGTGGACGAGGCGGTGCTGGCCGTCGCGGGATACGAACTGCTTGATCCCATCGAGGTCTTCTACCGTCCCCGGTCCGTGCGCCTGCTGGGGGCGCGCATCATCAGGGGCACGATCCTGCTCGAGAGCCCCGAGGGGCTGGAGGACCGGATCGAGGCCGCTGCTGCCGAAGATGAGGCCACTGTCGCCCAGGCAGAGGCCGCGGCGGCTCCCGCTCCGGCACCTCGCGCCGTCGCAGACGGGGCCTCCGGACCCCTGGTCGAGGTCCGCCGGAACCTCGATGCTCTGGCGCTGTTCGACCCGGACGCCGTCACCGACGCCGAGGGGCGGGTGACCGTCGAGTTCGAGTTGCCCGACAATCTGACGCGTTACCGGGTGATGGCCGTGGCGGTCGAAGGCGCCAAGCGCTTCGGTTCGGCCGAGTCGGCCATCACGGCGCGGCTGCCGCTGCAGGTTCGGCCCTCGGCGCCCCGGTTCTTGAACTACGGCGACCGCTTCGAGTTGCCGGTTGTGGTTCACAACCAGACCGACGCCGCCGTGGAGGTCGATGTGGTCGTGCAGACCTCCAACCTGGAACTTGTGGGGTCGGCGGGAAGGCGGATCACAGTTCCGGCCAACGATCGGGTCGAGGTGCGGTTCCCGGCCCGGACGAACGCACCTGGGGTGGCCCGGCTCCGCGCCGCGGCGGTCTCAGCCGCTCACGCCGACGCCCAAGAGGTGTCCCTGCCCGTGTACACCCCGGCGACCAGCGAGGCCTTCGCCACCTACGGGGTGGTCGACCGGGGCGCGGTCATCCAGCCGATAGCCGCCCCCGAAGACGTGATCCCGCAGTTCGGCGGACTCGAGGTCAACACCTCCTCGACCGCGCTGTCCGCCCTCACCGACGCTGTGCTGTACCTCGCCGACTACAGGTATGCGAGCTCCGACGCCTACGCGGGCCGCATCATGGCTGTCTCCGCGCTTCGGGACGTGCTGGGGGCCTTCGAGGCCGAAGGTCTCCCCGGCCCGGAGGAACTCGACGCCACAGTGCGCCGCGACATCACCGAACTGTCGTCTCTCCAGAACTATGACGGCGGCTTCGGGTGGTTGTGGCGCGACCATGACTCACGCCCGTACTCGTCGATCCAGGCGATGCACGCGCTCGTCGTTGCCAAGAACAACGGCTTCGACGTTCAGGCCAGGGTGATGGAGGACGGGCGCCGGTACCTGCAGGACATCGAGAGCCGTATCCCGGCATTTTACAGCCGGCGCAGCGGGGACATGTTGCTGGCCTACGCGCTGCATGTGCGCTCACTGGACCGGCAGCGCGTGGCCGACGATGCCCGCGCCCTCTGGGGCCGCCGGGGCGAGGCTCTGCCGTTGGACGCGCTGGCCTGGATCTGGCCGGTGGTCGACGATGGCGGCATCGAAGCCGAGATCGGGCGAATCGTGAACAACCGCGCCGTCGAGGGTGCCGGGGCGGCCACGTTCGCCACCGACTACGGCGAGGACGCCTACCTGCTGCTGCACTCCGACCGGCGCACCGACGGCATCGTGCTCGATGCGCTCATCACGATGGCGCCGGTGTCGGATCTCATCCCCAAGGTGGTGGCGGGTCTGCTGGGCCACCGGGTCCGGGGACGCTGGAACAACATCCAGGAGAACACGTTCATCCTGTTGGCCCTCGAACGGTATTTCGACACGTTCGAGGCGACCGATCCCGAATTCGTCGCCCGGGTGTGGCTCGGCGACCTCTACGCGGCCGAGCACACCTTCGCCGGGCGCAGCACCGATCGGGGCGCCACGCTGATACCGATGGCCGAGCTGCTGGACGCGGGCGACACCGATCTCGTCGTCCAGAAGGTCGGCGAGGGCCGCCTCTACTACCGCCTCGGCCTGCGCTACGCCCCCGACGACCTGGATCTGGAACCATTGGACCGCGGCTTCGTGGTGCAGCGCAGCTACGAGGCGGTCGGCGACCCCGGCGACGTGCGGCTCGACGACGACGGCGTCTGGCATGTCCGGGCCGGCACCGAGGTGCGGGTCAACGTGACCATGGTGAACGACAGCCGGCGCACCAACATGGCGCTGATCGACCCCCTGGCCGCCGGCTTCGAGCCTCTCAACCCGGCGCTCGCGGTGACCGGCGACGTCGACGTCCGTGACGACAGCGGCTGGTGGTGGTGGACCTGGTACCGGCACCAGAACCTGCGCGACGACCGTGCCGAGGCCTTCGCGTCGTATCTCTGGGCGGGAACCCACGAGTACAGCTACGTCGTCCGAGCCACCACGCCGGGTTCCTTCGTCGTACCCCCCGCCAGAGCCGAGGAGATCTACGCACCAGAAGTCTTCGGCCGCTCCGCCACCGACAGGGTGATCGTCCAGGACAGCCGCTGA